The Paralichthys olivaceus isolate ysfri-2021 chromosome 9, ASM2471397v2, whole genome shotgun sequence genome contains a region encoding:
- the LOC109630728 gene encoding phospholipase A and acyltransferase 4-like: protein MAPTLDIEKLQPGDLIEISRGRYQHWAVYTGDGYVVHVAPPCEGPGAGSSSVMSVVADRAVVKREFLWNVVGDDDWRVNNDLDNEYHPRPGSIIVNEAMQWVGKVVPYSVFSRNCEHFVNNLRYGKHESRQVNQAKRIALAAGGTVAVFGGILGFLALMRGNRTSDRNTE from the exons ATGGCTCCGACTCTG GATATTGAGAAACTGCAGCCTGGGGACTTGATTGAAATCTCCCGTGGGAGGTACCAGCACTGGGCTGTGTACACTGGTGATGGCTACGTTGTTCACGTGGCACCACCCT gTGAGGGCCCGGGAGCAGGCTCCAGCAGTGTGATGTCCGTCGTAGCTGACAGGGCCGTGGTGAAGAGAGAGTTCCTGTGGAACGTAGTGGGAGACGATGATTGGCGAGTAAACAACGACCTGGACAATGAGTACCATCCCCGTCCAGGTTCTATCATTGTGAATGAGGCCATGCAATGGGTGGGCAAGGTGGTGCCGTACTCCGTCTTCAGCAGGAACTGTGAGCACTTTGTCAACAACCTACGCTACGGCAAACACGAGTCCCGTCAG gtgAATCAAGCAAAAAGAATTGCCCTTGCTGCAGGCGGGACAGTAGCCGTCTTTGGAGGGATTTTGGGCTTCCTGGCTTTGATGAGAGGCAACAGAACATCAGACCGGAACACAGAGTGA
- the ints5 gene encoding integrator complex subunit 5, which produces MLKDQAMSVVFDGSPLKAMQSSHTLSPQSALSAQELSQEIKSFISGVDTVQGRKLSVREHARCAVRLLRSVPACRGAVLEHLRGVYDEHVSAFLHNLETGGEASSGVSSNLEDIIQEVHGVLLEFIRLNPRAWAPLVSSWAVDLLGQLSSKHAGRRVAPHSSSLNELLQLWMSCAATRSLMEAYSQCLAAMLAWCPDACVDALLDTSVQHSPHFDWVVAHIGSAFPGTIISRVLACGLKDFCSHGAKDQGVMVMGVEKGNRVPKIGSVVGILGHLAAHHSDSIRKELLRMFQESLSPSSPLSPTSSSTSWESSPQLRRAAVPFLLQLAAMSPNLFGAVSAELVELLRPPVLLQLQALLQGLPREELDNMLGLAVHLISQSPSGGARVLRFLADTATPASVIISGPTPSPHEGVREGCDRLLQMLLLHLHKLVFNRSDGVEGKHHHSASSQPQRVIPFLEELQSHVGELCAETLRLERKRHLWLHQLLCLLSVCGGPSVATEALCQLFTQARNPEELALAWQLHTTLSSCMAGLIPAAVTRCVAQIHTHTLGPWQLRQLLLNLAAAIQSQDEERRGSGGAQSSMAVQVGSAVSVHLHDFGPLLLHGDPAVSHATVRLISCSPLPRTSSPAHLLLLSRAAVTHFFLALRRRGEGGMVGRDVGQAGEAVNCSVLLLSRLAAYSPLTLKAVLQQLVEGALHKGNAELFGGQIADMSGAPLPAPSVSPDVGASLLDINCRFGTTVNFSGSVWSVFHAGVIGKGLKVRTDTQLPDPSRVIQNVQTLLTVVVQCCSSYGLNGSINGSRPPSDPDEPSPINAEAAKVVAITLVENVCPDVANGELSWPPEEHARTTVERDIHIRRSFEAHPVIFPLLQVVAAGRPALCYCSAVLRGLLATLLAHWEASREMSSTDSPWHLQASCLLVSCMGEGQLLPPVLANVHEAFPHLTPFEVRLLLLAVWEYVRGNGPMPQKFVFSSEKGLFCRDFSRDGDVARYVAPIHSVLHKNIDRLGHLCWRFQL; this is translated from the exons ATGTTAAAAGACCAAGCGATGTCTGTGGTGTTCGACGGGAGTCCGCTGAAAGCGATGCAGAGCTCCCACACTCTCAGCCCGCAGAGCGCCCTGAG TGCCCAGGAACTCTCTCAGGAAATCAAGTCCTTTATCAGTGGCGTTGACACAGTTCAGGGCCGGAAACTCAGTGTCCGGGAACACGCCCGCTGTGCTGTACGGCTGCTGCGCTCGGTCCCGGCCTGTCGAGGGGCTGTACTGGAGCATCTGAGGGGTGTGTACGATGAACATGTTTCTGCCTTTCTGCACAACCTGGAGACCGGGGGGGAGGCGAGCTCTGGAGTCAGTTCCAATCTGGAGGACATCATACAG gAAGTCCATGGAGTGCTATTAGAGTTCATCCGGCTCAACCCCCGGGCCTGGGCCCCCCTGGTGTCTTCCTGGGCTGTGGACTTGTTGGGGCAGCTGAGCAGCAAGCACGCTGGCCGCAGAGTGGCCCCCCACTCCTCCAGCCTCAATGAGCTGCTCCAGCTCTGGATGTCTTGTGCTGCCACCCGGTCACTCATGGAGGCCTACTCACAGTGTTTGGCTGCCATGCTGGCGTGGTGCCCTGACGCCTGTGTGGATGCGTTGCTGGACACCTCGGTTCAGCACTCCCCGCATTTTGACTGGGTGGTGGCACACATTGGGTCCGCCTTCCCGGGTACTATCATCAGCCGAGTCCTGGCGTGTGGACTCAAGGATTTCTGCTCTCATGGTGCCAAAGACCAAGGTGTAATGGTGATGGGAgtagaaaaaggaaacagagtGCCTAAGATTGGCTCAGTGGTGGGAATCCTAGGTCACCTTGCAGCACATCACTCAGACAGCATCAGGAAGGAGCTGCTCAGGATGTTTCAGGAGAGCCTGAGTCCATCGAGCCCCCTTTCTCCCACTTCATCCTCCACTTCCTGGGAGAGTTCCCCTCAGCTCCGTCGAGCTGCAGTAccatttctgctgcagctggctgCAATGTCCCCCAACCTCTTTGGTGCTGTGTCCGCAGAGCTGGTAGAGCTGTTACGCCCCCCTGTCCTGCTCCAGCTGCAGGCCTTGCTGCAGGGCCTCCCCAGAGAAGAACTGGATAACATGCTAGGTCTTGCTGTCCATCTCATTAGCCAGAGTCCGTCAGGAGGGGCCCGGGTCCTTCGATTTTTGGCAGACACAGCGACTCCAGCCTCTGTCATCATTTCTGGCCCAACACCCTCCCCTCATGAAGGAGTCAGAGAAGGTTGTGATCGCCTCCTCCAGATGCTGCTTCTGCATCTCCATAAACTGGTTTTCAACCGCTCAGATGGAGTGGAAGGAAAACACCATCACTCAGCTTCATCTCAACCTCAGAGGGTCATCCCTTTCTTAGAGGAGCTGCAGTCTCATGTAGGTGAGCTGTGTGCTGAGACGCTGCGACTGGAGAGAAAACGTCACCTCTGGCTGCACCAGCTTCTGTGTCTTCTTTCAGTCTGTGGGGGTCCCAGTGTGGCCACAGAGGCCCTCTGCCAACTATTCACACAGGCCCGTAACCCAGAGGAGCTGGCTCTGGCCTGGCAGCTTCACACCACGCTCTCCTCCTGCATGGCAGGACTCATTCCCGCTGCAGTGACTCGCTGTGTGGcccaaatccacacacacaccctggggCCCTGGCAGCTGAGGCAGCTCCTGCTTAACCTGGCTGCAGCCATCCAGAGTCaggatgaggagagaagaggatcAGGGGGCGCTCAGTCCTCCATGGCTGTCCAGGTTGGCTCAGCGGTCTCAGTACACCTCCATGATTTCGGCCCGCTCCTTCTCCATGGTGACCCGGCTGTATCTCATGCCACAGTGCGCCTCATATCCTGTAGCCCCCTCCCTCGCACCTCCTCGCCAGCACACCTGCTCCTGCTGTCCCGTGCTGCTGTCACTCATTTCTTTCTGGCACTgcggagaagaggagaaggtggTATGGTGGGAAGAGATGTCGGGCAGGCTGGTGAGGCGGTGAACTGTTCGGTCCTGCTCCTGTCCCGTTTAGCAGCGTACTCTCCACTCACTCTGAAGGCAGTGCTTCAGCAGCTCGTTGAGGGAGCACTACATAAAGGCAACGCTGAGCTGTTTGGAGGGCAGATCGCTGACATGTCTGGTGCCCCTTTGCCTGCCCCCTCTGTGTCCCCCGACGTCGGAGCCTCGCTGCTAGACATCAACTGTCGGTTTGGCACCACCGTCAACTTTTCTGGTAGCGTGTGGTCCGTATTTCATGCTGGAGTAATCGGCAAGGGGTTGAAGGTCCGCACTGACACACAGCTGCCTGACCCATCTAGGGTCATCCAG AATGTCCAGACTCTTCTGACTGTCGTAGTCCAGTGTTGCAGCTCCTATGGTCTCAACGGATCTATCAACGGTTCACGACCACCATCTGACCCTGATGAGCCGTCGCCCATCAACGCTGAGGCAGCCAAGGTTGTTGCAATCACACTGGTGGAAAACGTCTGTCCGGATGTGGCCAATGGGGAGCTGTCCTGGCCCCCAGAGGAGCATGCCCGCACCACGGTGGAGCGAGACATCCACATTCGACGCAGCTTTGAGGCCCACCCAGTGATTTTCCCTCTACTACAGGTGGTGGCAGCTGGACGCCCGGCTCTCTGCTACTGCTCAGCTGTGCTCAGAGGCCTCCTGGCCACTCTGCTAGCCCACTGGGAGGCGTCCCGCGAGATGTCATCCACAGACTCCCCATGGCACCTCCAAGCCTCCTGCCTCCTGGTGTCCTGCATGGGAGAAGGCCAGCTCCTGCCTCCTGTGCTGGCCAACGTCCACGAAGCCTTCCCCCACCTAACTCCCTTTGAGGTGCGGCTGCTCCTCCTGGCTGTGTGGGAGTATGTGAGAGGCAATGGACCCATGCCCCAGAAGTTTGTCTTCAGCTCAGAGAAGGGCCTGTTCTGCAGGGATTTCTCACGGGATGGCGATGTGGCGAGATACGTGGCGCCGATTCACAGCGTCCTGCATAAAAACATTGATAGATTAGGACACCTGTGCTGGCGGTTCCAGCTCTAA